The following proteins are co-located in the Manihot esculenta cultivar AM560-2 chromosome 7, M.esculenta_v8, whole genome shotgun sequence genome:
- the LOC110619758 gene encoding acetylglutamate kinase, chloroplastic: MAAASKTLNLSSSTSPISSSFLSPTLRNLKRSNLSFLLSRSASNNASFSIRATSLSSPTTHITATSTSQSESPDRFRVDILSESLPYIQKFRGKTIVVKYGGAAMKVPELKASVVSDLVLLSCVGLRPVLVHGGGPEINHWLQLLNIQPLFHEGLRVTDAKTMEIVSMVLVGKVNKDLVSLINKAGATAVGLSGMDGRLLMARPTPNSAHLGFVGEVSRVDSTILQPLVDNGHIPVIASVAADESGQSYNINADTVAGELAAALGAEKLILLTDVAGILENRDDPKSLVKEIDIKGVKKMIAEKKVAGGMIPKVNCCVRSLAQGVRTASIIDGRVHHSLLHEIMSEEGIGTMITG, translated from the coding sequence ATGGCGGCGGCGTCCAAAACTTTGAATCTATCGTCCTCAACTTCGCCCATTTCATCTTCTTTCCTCTCTCCAACTCTTAGGAATCTCAAGCGCTCCAACCTCTCTTTCCTTTTGTCTCGTTCTGCGTCCAACAACGCCTCTTTCAGTATCAGAGCGACTTCCTTATCATCGCCGACCACTCACATAACAGCCACCTCTACATCCCAGTCGGAGTCTCCCGATCGCTTCCGGGTGGACATTCTTTCTGAGTCGCTTCCCTACATCCAGAAATTCAGAGGTAAAACCATCGTCGTCAAGTATGGCGGTGCCGCTATGAAGGTTCCTGAGCTCAAGGCTTCTGTTGTCAGTGATCTTGTCCTCCTCTCTTGTGTTGGCCTCCGTCCTGTACTTGTCCACGGTGGAGGGCCGGAGATCAACCACTggcttcaactcctcaacatacaaCCTCTCTTCCACGAGGGCCTACGAGTCACTGATGCTAAGACGATGGAAATCGTGTCTATGGTCTTGGTTGGTAAGGTTAATAAGGATTTAGTTTCTCTCATTAACAAGGCTGGTGCTACTGCCGTTGGGCTTTCTGGTATGGACGGGCGCCTTCTCATGGCTCGACCTACCCCCAATTCAGCCCACTTGGGTTTCGTCGGAGAAGTCAGCCGTGTTGATTCCACCATCCTACAGCCACTCGTTGACAATGGTCACATCCCAGTGATTGCCTCCGTGGCGGCCGATGAGTCTGGCCAATCATACAATATCAATGCCGACACGGTGGCTGGGGAATTAGCGGCTGCCTTGGGGGCTGAGAAGCTTATTCTGTTGACGGATGTGGCGGGCATACTGGAAAATCGGGATGACCCAAAGAGTTTGGTGAAAGAGATTGATATAAAGGGGGTGAAGAAGATGATAGCAGAAAAGAAGGTTGCCGGTGGAATGATTCCAAAGGTCAATTGTTGCGTACGGTCACTTGCTCAAGGTGTGAGAACTGCTAGTATCATTGATGGGCGAGTTCACCACTCTTTGCTCCATGAGATtatgtcagaggaaggcatTGGAACAATGATTACTGGGTAA
- the LOC110619684 gene encoding protein ABA AND ROS SENSITIVE 1 translates to MAKNNTKSNAAGRIVNSAKSESPTGLSRPKSVLPPGFFENQMKTSTTRSTHNADLGSKKLEPSAKLSKPQSSSVLPPNFFDNHEAKRQKSDTAKSLNPESRKKTGISSQNKVESLENEMDGLVTRNELQTKTSRHERGLIHTPTEITGSETKQLKGALPEGFFDDKEADMLARGIKPVKPDVKDEYKEFEKLIREDLQEVDDRLEEEEIDAAEMIEEAESLEQKTYREKVELLRNRRMELMAARSAKRSRDSNVAGKDYSNEESSSDDDNDDNFAVDWRAQHL, encoded by the exons GCTAAAAATAATACCAAATCCAATGCAGCTGGGCGTATAGTTAACAGTGCAAAATCTGAATCCCCTACAGGTTTGAGTAGACCAAAATCTGTGCTTCCTCCAGGCTTTTTTGAAAATCAGATGAAGACAAGTACAACCAGAAGCACACATAATGCAGATTTGGGCAGTAAAAAACTTGAACCCTCAGCCAAATTATCCAAGCCCCAATCGTCGTCAGTGCTTCCTcctaatttttttgataatcaTGAGGCCAAGAGACAAAAAAGTG ATACTGCCAAGTCATTGAATCCAGAGTCACGGAAAAAGACTGGTATTTCTTCTCAAAATAAGGTGGAGTCTTTAGAAAATGAGATGGATGGATTAGTTACTCGTAATGAGTTGCAAACAAAAACCTCTAGACATGAGAGGGGATTGATTCATACTCCAACCGAAATTACTGGTTCAGAAACAAAGCAATTAAAGGGAGCTCTTCCTGAAGGCTTCTTTGATGACAAGGAAGCAGATATGCTTGCTCGCGGCATTAAGCCAGTTAAGCCAGATGTCAA AGATGAATACAAAGAATTTGAAAAGCTGATCCGAGAAGACTTGCAAGAAGTCGATGATCGTTTGGAAGAGGAGGAG ATTGATGCAGCTGAAATGATTGAAGAAGCAGAATCATTGGAGCAAAA GACGTATAGGGAAAAAGTTGAATTGTTGAGAAATAGGAGAATGGAGTTGATGGCTGCTAGGTCTGCCAAGCGTAGCAGAGATTCTAATGTTGCTGGAAAAGATTATAGTAACGAGGAGTCCTCAAGcgatgatgataatgatgataatTTTGCAGTTGACTGGAGAGCTCAACACCTGTga